A DNA window from Danio aesculapii chromosome 1, fDanAes4.1, whole genome shotgun sequence contains the following coding sequences:
- the map9 gene encoding microtubule-associated protein 9 has protein sequence MDDEPVSTTLAYTKSPKTSRRTTFQDELKKAVSARAHRHSYSDDFENDDDEEDCKVKGDDDDDILNTLIKTQKQKKERFKAMKTKGKINDFMLSDDEEENVKPKKVSFMKTKRTSSPLHFEQSNSAGNADGQRSSVHSSQSRNSSQSPSNSYTPEKNQQSDSPFSSSSDKNVPESTLLQNDEQSKSAVWLRSQTESSMMRKSLSESPLPLNSENSQWDSSIPFTSEGSQWDSPVPLPSEKDEDNRKIEKDDEVPVPQPRERSVKSKLSAGCLLQDVSPRPKPRQKTSNLCDTGQIEEETKPETPDCSRTATSSMSIAFSNRSSSEKSQASINECTSVQGPDGDQAMTERLFLSAEQVSENPAIAGSAATEESKERNCSTSFEEKPESSQGDLEQASTTPNHMSRKTTYRPSSSQSTSSRKSKRSYKAESKYLGTLKILDQRTQEAQQVPEAADSLRAAVYQEWLKKKEETLEINRRAKKQEQKMKEEKMQEEKLSKTADAKASYDAWKEKKRDVIRKKVNEKQKLINQQQMEMDKKQEKKETAKQVFEKWKEEHDSILKDKIREKKQAERKQKLQQVTEKEDRKKDCSSAFTKWSDKKKDVIEEKVREERRKQKIKEVEEQYEKDEKDKMALEMYDKWLRRKEFQQEKERKEKRIQAILQEEPPPPWSPPNKTIPFGK, from the exons ATGGACGACGAACCTGTTTCCACAACGCTTGCTTACACAAAAAGCCCCAAAACATCCAGAAGAACAACTTTTCAG GACGAGCTAAAGAAAGCTGTGTCTGCTAGAGCACACAGGCATAGTTATTCTGATGACTTTGAAAATGATGACGATGAAGAAGACTGTAAAGTTAAAGGTGATGATGACGACG ATATACTCAACACACTTATTAAAACACAAAAGCAGAAAAAGGAGAGATTTAAAGCTATGAAGACAAAGGGCAAAATCAACGATTTCATGCTTTCAGACGATGAAGAGGAAAATGTCAAACCCAAAAAAGTCTCTTTCATGAAAACCAAAAGGACCAGCTCACCTCTACACTTTGAACAGTCAAACTCAGCAGGAAATGCAGATGGCCAGCGTAGTTCTGTTCATTCCAGCCAGTCCAGGAATTCATCTCAAAGTCCAAGCAATTCTTACACTCCAGAGAAAAATCAACAATCGGATTCCCCCTTTTCCTCTTCATCTGACAAAAATGTACCTGAGTCCACTTTACTCCAGAATGATGAACAGTCGAAATCAGCAGTGTGGCTGAggagccagacagaatcttctATGATGAGGAAGAGCCTATCAGAATCTCCACTGCCACTAAACTCTGAGAACAGTCAGTGGGATTCGTCCATCCCTTTTACATCAGAAGGGTCACAGTGGGACAGTCCAGTGCCATTGCCTTCAGAAAAAGATGAGGACAACCGGAAGATCGAGAAAGATGATGAAGTGCCTGTTCCTCAACCCAGGGAAAGAAGTGTTAAGTCAAAGCTGTCAGCAG GTTGTCTACTTCAAGATGTGTCACCCAGGCCTAAGCCCAGGCAGAAGACAAGCAATTTGTGTGACACTGGCCAGATAGAAGAGGAAACAAAGCCTGAAACCCCAGACTGCAGCAGAACAGCCACATCCTCTATGTCTATAGCCTTCTCCAACAGATCTTCCTCTGAGAAGAGTCAAGCCTCTATCAATGAGTGTACAAGTGTacag GGTCCTGATGGAGACCAAGCCATGACAGAAAGATTGTTTTTATCAGCAGAGCAAGTATCTGAAAATCCAGCTATTGCAGGCAGTG CTGCCACAGAAGAGAGTAAAGAGAGAAATTGTTCTACATCCTTTGAAGAAAAGCCT GAGAGTTCCCAAGGTGACCTTGAACAAGCATCAACCACACCAAACCATATGTCTAGAAAAACTACATACAG ACCTTCAAGCTCTCAGTCAACCAGTTCCAGAAAGTCCAAGCGTTCCTATAAAGCAGAGTCTAAATACTTGGGAACACTGAAAATTTTGGATCAGAGAACACAGGAGGCTCAACAGGTTCCGGAAGCAGCAGATTCACTAAGAGCAGCTGTCTACCAG gaatggctgaaaaagaaagaagaaacttTGGAAATCAATAGGAGGGCAAAAAAGCAGGAACAGAAAATGAAAGAGGAGAAAATGCAAGAG GAAAAGCTTTCTAAAACTGCAGATGCAAAGGCCTCTTACGATGCCTGGAAAGAGAAAAAACGAGACGTCATAAGAAAAAAAGTTAATGAAAAACAGAAGCTAATCAACCAACAACAAATGGAAATggataaaaaacaagaaaaaaaggaaacaGCAAAACAG GTTTTTGAGAAGTGGAAAGAGGAGCACGACAGTATCCTTAAAGACAAGATCAGGGAAAAGAAACAGGCTGAAAGAAAACAGAAACTACAGCAGGTCAcagagaaagaagacagaaagaAGGACTGCTCCTCTGCTTTCACTAAATG GAGCGACAAAAAGAAGGACGTCATTGAAGAGAAAGTACGGGAAGAACGCAGGAAGCAGAAGATAAAGGAAGTGGAGGAGCAATATGAAAAGGATGAAAAAGATAAAATGGCCCTGGAAATGTATGACAAATGGCTG AGAAGAAAAGAGTTTCaacaagagaaagagagaaaagaaaagaggATA